A genome region from Wielerella bovis includes the following:
- a CDS encoding inositol monophosphatase family protein yields the protein MAQLNPALNTAFKAARKAGDMMLRAANNLSAIKVDSKSFNDFVSDVDRHAESIIIDTIKEAYPHHRIVSEETGVIGDERAEFEWIIDPLDGTTNYLHGHPQYAISMALLEKGVLKEALVYAPERNDLYTASRGQGALLNDRRIRVSNRIELNQCVIGTGFPVVDQSMLDQYFVILKEFIQKTAGARREGAASLDLCSLASGRFDGFFEFNLNAWDIAAGALIVQEAGGIVTDMQGEQTWLQTGNIVAANPKILAQMLRIIGKHVA from the coding sequence ATGGCTCAACTTAATCCAGCTCTCAACACAGCATTCAAAGCCGCACGCAAAGCAGGGGATATGATGCTGCGCGCTGCTAACAATTTATCCGCCATCAAAGTGGACAGCAAATCATTCAACGATTTTGTTTCAGATGTTGACCGCCACGCAGAAAGCATCATCATTGACACCATTAAAGAAGCCTATCCACATCATCGCATTGTATCCGAAGAAACAGGCGTGATTGGCGATGAACGTGCTGAATTTGAATGGATTATTGACCCATTGGACGGCACAACCAATTATTTGCACGGACACCCACAATACGCCATCAGCATGGCTTTATTAGAAAAAGGCGTATTGAAAGAAGCATTGGTTTATGCGCCAGAACGCAATGACTTGTACACCGCATCACGCGGACAAGGCGCATTATTGAATGACCGCCGCATTCGTGTATCCAATCGCATTGAATTGAATCAATGCGTGATTGGCACAGGATTTCCAGTCGTTGACCAATCCATGCTTGACCAATATTTTGTTATTTTGAAAGAATTTATCCAAAAAACTGCAGGCGCACGCCGTGAAGGTGCTGCATCATTGGATTTATGCTCATTGGCATCTGGACGTTTTGACGGTTTCTTTGAGTTTAATTTGAATGCATGGGATATTGCCGCAGGTGCATTGATTGTGCAAGAAGCAGGTGGCATTGTTACGGATATGCAAGGCGAACAAACTTGGTTGCAAACAGGTAATATTGTTGCTGCTAATCCCAAAATATTGGCACAAATGTTGCGCATTATTGGTAAACATGTTGCATAA
- the rarD gene encoding EamA family transporter RarD: protein MNAIMPTEQRKGILYALGCYGIWGTFPLFWYPLNQSAMPAQQILAQRITWSAIFAIILLLIFKQGKALLKAFGQPKVLATFALSSFLVAMNWLIYLWAIINHHVVEASLGYFINPLFSVLLGFLFFKEKLNRTQIIAVILAGMGILWLVILAGNIPWIGLLLAASFGFYGLVRKLAPMPPLAGLTLETLLMLPFALAYLAWCGSQNILVFSELNALQKTVLFASGAATTIPLLLFAASARRISLSLLGILQNLAPVCQLLLGLLFGEQLVGAKLGGYSLVWLGVLVFLYGAWQQMKQAKLS from the coding sequence ATGAACGCCATTATGCCAACCGAACAACGCAAAGGAATTTTATACGCTTTGGGCTGCTATGGAATATGGGGAACATTTCCCTTATTTTGGTATCCGCTCAATCAATCTGCCATGCCCGCGCAACAAATTTTGGCGCAACGTATTACATGGTCGGCAATATTTGCCATTATTTTGCTGCTGATATTCAAACAAGGTAAGGCCTTATTAAAGGCATTTGGGCAGCCCAAAGTTTTGGCAACTTTTGCGTTATCATCATTTTTGGTGGCGATGAATTGGCTGATTTATTTATGGGCGATTATCAATCATCATGTTGTGGAAGCCAGCTTGGGGTATTTTATCAATCCATTATTCAGCGTGTTATTAGGTTTTCTATTTTTCAAAGAAAAATTGAATCGTACCCAAATTATCGCGGTTATATTGGCTGGCATGGGCATTTTATGGTTGGTCATTTTAGCAGGTAATATTCCATGGATTGGCTTATTGCTGGCAGCTAGTTTTGGATTTTATGGTTTGGTGCGCAAACTCGCACCCATGCCACCGTTGGCAGGATTAACGCTGGAAACTTTGTTAATGTTGCCATTTGCGCTGGCTTATTTGGCATGGTGTGGCAGTCAAAATATACTGGTGTTTAGCGAACTGAATGCTTTGCAAAAAACCGTATTGTTTGCATCAGGCGCAGCCACCACCATTCCTTTGTTGCTGTTTGCCGCATCAGCACGACGGATTTCTTTGTCTTTATTGGGCATTTTGCAAAATTTAGCTCCCGTGTGCCAACTTCTTTTGGGATTATTATTTGGCGAACAATTAGTTGGTGCAAAATTAGGCGGCTATTCTTTGGTTTGGTTGGGCGTTTTAGTCTTTTTATATGGCGCGTGGCAACAAATGAAACAAGCAAAATTAAGCTAA
- a CDS encoding helicase HerA-like domain-containing protein produces MTEYTIAHTHQNQAINLIAKMANRHGLIAGATGTGKTVTLRKLAETFSSAGVPVFMADVKGDLSGICRAGQNSGKVGERMAQYGLDDSYLQGFPVRFWDVYGETGIPVRVSISEMGPMLLARLMNLNDTQEGVLNLVFRVADDKGWHLIDLKDLRGLLQYVSDNAKEYRATYGNVSAASIGAIQRQLLQLESEGADQFFGEPELNLQDWIQCENGQGVMNILNAEKLMRSPRLYSAFMLWFLAELFEMLPEIGDPDKPKFVLFFDEAHLIFDNANKVLIDQVEQAVRLIRSKGVGVYFVTQNPLDLPDTVLGQLGNRVQHALRAFTPRDQKAVKAAADTFRSNPDLNVATAITELAVGEALVSYLDEKGMPQVVQRAFIMPPQSQLSPLAIEERNAAFQADSLYPHYKDMVDNFSAYEALQQLAQQQADEIQAAADAKAQEKAAQAEAAKPGMVDGFLGGLFGGRKKAGQGLAYDLADSVGDQINKQVTKAISRTVMGVIKNMLK; encoded by the coding sequence ATGACCGAATACACCATTGCTCATACACACCAAAATCAAGCCATTAATCTTATCGCCAAAATGGCAAACCGACACGGTTTAATCGCAGGTGCAACAGGTACAGGCAAAACCGTTACCTTGCGTAAACTTGCTGAAACGTTTAGCAGCGCAGGCGTGCCTGTGTTTATGGCGGATGTGAAAGGCGATTTATCGGGTATTTGTCGCGCAGGGCAAAACAGCGGCAAAGTGGGCGAACGCATGGCGCAATATGGTTTGGACGACAGCTATTTGCAAGGTTTTCCTGTGCGTTTTTGGGACGTGTATGGCGAAACGGGCATTCCAGTGCGCGTGAGTATTTCCGAAATGGGCCCGATGTTATTGGCGCGTTTGATGAATCTGAACGACACGCAAGAAGGTGTGTTAAACCTTGTTTTTCGTGTAGCGGACGACAAAGGTTGGCATTTGATTGATTTGAAAGATTTGCGTGGTTTATTGCAATATGTATCTGATAATGCAAAAGAATATCGCGCAACTTATGGCAATGTATCGGCAGCCAGCATCGGTGCCATTCAACGCCAATTATTGCAATTAGAAAGCGAAGGTGCAGACCAATTTTTTGGCGAACCTGAATTAAATTTGCAAGATTGGATTCAGTGTGAAAATGGTCAGGGCGTGATGAATATTTTGAATGCTGAAAAATTGATGCGCTCGCCGCGTTTATACAGCGCGTTTATGTTGTGGTTTTTGGCGGAATTATTTGAAATGCTGCCTGAAATTGGCGACCCTGATAAACCCAAATTTGTGTTATTTTTTGATGAAGCGCATTTGATTTTTGATAATGCTAACAAGGTGTTGATTGACCAAGTGGAACAAGCGGTGCGACTGATTCGTTCCAAAGGTGTGGGCGTGTATTTTGTTACGCAAAATCCGCTGGATTTGCCCGATACGGTATTGGGACAGTTGGGTAACCGCGTGCAACATGCTTTACGCGCATTCACACCACGCGACCAAAAAGCGGTGAAGGCGGCAGCAGATACATTCCGTAGTAATCCCGATTTAAACGTCGCGACAGCCATTACCGAATTGGCGGTGGGCGAAGCATTGGTGTCGTATTTGGATGAAAAAGGTATGCCGCAAGTGGTACAACGTGCGTTTATTATGCCACCACAATCTCAATTATCGCCACTTGCCATTGAAGAACGCAATGCTGCATTCCAAGCCGATAGTTTGTATCCACATTACAAAGATATGGTGGATAATTTCTCGGCATACGAAGCTTTGCAGCAACTAGCGCAACAACAAGCTGATGAGATTCAGGCTGCTGCTGATGCTAAAGCGCAGGAAAAAGCAGCACAAGCGGAAGCAGCCAAACCTGGTATGGTAGATGGTTTTTTGGGTGGTTTATTTGGGGGGCGCAAAAAAGCAGGACAGGGCTTGGCTTATGATTTGGCGGATTCTGTTGGCGACCAAATTAACAAACAAGTTACCAAAGCCATTTCACGCACTGTGATGGGTGTGATTAAAAATATGTTGAAATAA